A stretch of Malus sylvestris chromosome 11, drMalSylv7.2, whole genome shotgun sequence DNA encodes these proteins:
- the LOC126590841 gene encoding DEAD-box ATP-dependent RNA helicase 20-like isoform X2, whose protein sequence is MAKRSNVPNSVTLAQHYGADAAQGSSNTASEGKEYRSQRRKIIAQGGTPETQDHHKREITIDGTSYAPDEVEEYRLRRGIRVVGWDDVPDPIMTFDNTRFPEHVIQEFSKAGFVRPTPIQAQVWPMDLEDRDLIGIAQPGSGKMLGYLIPAILHVNSQPKRSRGGDGPIVLILAPTTQRAEQIQQEGAKFGAAYNIKVLSGLYLLKHENSGQTCGGGILIDTLSSLLVLLKSKSTNLKSVTYLVLDGADWMLSDTHEPQIRNILSQIRLDCQKSFWGASWPEEVDKRAKLFLHNACKVQIVSPILKVTPPVNQIVYVLTEDQKYNKLVELLGGILDGSRIVIFMDTKKGCESRDQIALQLCTDGQHAVLVHGNKSQAEGVRIVSEFQAGKIPIMIATDVAARDLDLKDVKYVINYDFPGSLDDYVYHIDCFGSAAAKGTAYTFFTTANAGCAKGLTILLKKAGQNVSSELEQLGRDVTYPGTYIPRTWRWEANNKMGLQAHFVRVVEAYEFSTLCFFVSMTYLTFEAADPATYEKKLYRAIVVKASGKKDLMLFGMVNSDGRLSKMHDIREGVEYPIYSIWREDDEDDEDNEDDNEDEDEDDNEDDDEDGSE, encoded by the exons ATGGCGAAGCGGTCCAATGTCCCCAATTCAGTAACCCTAGCACAACATTATGGTGCTGATGCCGCTCAAGGCTCCTCAAATACGGCCAGTGAGGGCAAGGAGTACAGGAGCCAGCGGAGGAAAATTATTGCTCAAGGCGGCACGCCTGAAACGCAGGACCACCACAAGAGGGAAATTACTATTGATGGCACATCTTATGCGCCCGACGAAGTCGAGGAGTATAGGCTACGAAGGGGAATTCGTGTTGTAGGCTGGGATGATGTTCCGGACCCCATCATGACTTTCGATAACACTCGGTTTCCAG AACATGTTATACAAGAATTTTCAAAAGCTGGATTTGTTCGACCTACACCAATTCAAGCTCAAGTATGGCCAATGGATTTGGAGGACCGTGACCTCATTGGTATTGCTCAACCAGGATCCGGGAAGATGCTAGGGTATCTGATCCCTGCAATTCTCCATGTAAACTCCCAGCCAAAACGAT CACGTGGTGGAGATGGCCCAATAGTATTGATTTTAGCTCCAACAACTCAACGCGCTGAACAAATCCAACAGGAGGGTGCTAAATTTGGTGCAGCTTACAACATTAAAGTCTTATCCGGCTTGTACCTGCTTAAGCATGAAAATTCTGGTCAGACTTGTG GAGGTGGGATTTTAATCGACACACTTAGTAGCTTGCTTGTTTTGTTAAAGAGCAAAAGTACGAACTTGAAAAGTGTTACATACCTTGTGTTGGATGGTGCTGATTGGATGCTATCAGACACGCATGAGCCTCAAATTCGAAATATATTATCTCAG ATCCGCTTAGACTGTCAAAAATCATTCTGGGGTGCTAGCTGGCCAGAAGAGGTTGATAAACGGGCAAAACTATTCCTTCACAACGCATGCAAA GTTCAAATAGTTTCTCCAATTCTGAAAGTGACACCTCCGGTCAACCAAATTGTTTACGTCCTTACTGAAGATCAGAAATATAACAA gtTGGTCGAGCTGCTAGGTGGTATATTGGATGGCAGCAGAATAGTGATATTCATGGATACAAAGAAAGGATGTGAATCACGTGATCAGATCGCCCTGCAGCTTTGCACGGACGGTCAGCACGCAGTCTTGGTTCATGGAAACAAAAGTCAAGCGGAAGGGGTCCGGATTGTCTCTGAGTTTCAAGCTGGCAAAATCCCCATAATGATTGCAACAGATGTTGCCGCTCGTGATCTAG ATCTGAAGGATGTGAAATATGTTATCAATTACGACTTTCCGGGATCCCTTGATGATTATGTTTACCACATTGACTGCTTTGGAAGTGCTGCAGCAAAAGGAACAGCATACACATTCTTTACAACTGCTAATGCTGGATGCGCAAAGGGACTGACCATCTTACTCAAGAAAGCTGGACAGAATGTTAGTTCTGAATTGGAACAACTGGGGCGTGATGTAACATATCCAG GAACCTACATACCTCGGACGTGGCGCTGGGAGGCTAACAACAAAATG GGGCTCCAAGCGCATTTTGTGAGAGTGGTGGAGGCATACGAATTCTCTACCTTGTGTTTTTTTGTTAGTATGACTTATCTCACTTTTGAGGCCGCTGACCCCGCAACTTACGAAAAGAAGCTTTACCGAGCAATAGTTGTTAAGGCGAGTGGCAAAAAGGATTTGATGTTGTTTGGTATGGTCAATTCTGATGGCCGTTTGTCAAAAATGCATGACATCAGAGAGGGAGTCGAATATCCAA TCTATAGTATCTGGCGAGAAGACGATGAGGACGATGAAGACAATGAAGACGACAATGAAGATGAGGATGAAGACGACAATGAAGATGACGATGAAGACGGCAGTGAATGA
- the LOC126590841 gene encoding DEAD-box ATP-dependent RNA helicase 20-like isoform X1, producing MAKRSNVPNSVTLAQHYGADAAQGSSNTASEGKEYRSQRRKIIAQGGTPETQDHHKREITIDGTSYAPDEVEEYRLRRGIRVVGWDDVPDPIMTFDNTRFPEHVIQEFSKAGFVRPTPIQAQVWPMDLEDRDLIGIAQPGSGKMLGYLIPAILHVNSQPKRSRGGDGPIVLILAPTTQRAEQIQQEGAKFGAAYNIKVLSGLYLLKHENSGQTCGGGILIDTLSSLLVLLKSKSTNLKSVTYLVLDGADWMLSDTHEPQIRNILSQIRLDCQKSFWGASWPEEVDKRAKLFLHNACKVQIVSPILKVTPPVNQIVYVLTEDQKYNKLVELLGGILDGSRIVIFMDTKKGCESRDQIALQLCTDGQHAVLVHGNKSQAEGVRIVSEFQAGKIPIMIATDVAARDLDLKDVKYVINYDFPGSLDDYVYHIDCFGSAAAKGTAYTFFTTANAGCAKGLTILLKKAGQNVSSELEQLGRDVTYPGTYIPRTWRWEANNKMTGYGNFSPMYLPYPNTEKHARYALEEIRKIKGLQAHFVRVVEAYEFSTLCFFVSMTYLTFEAADPATYEKKLYRAIVVKASGKKDLMLFGMVNSDGRLSKMHDIREGVEYPIYSIWREDDEDDEDNEDDNEDEDEDDNEDDDEDGSE from the exons ATGGCGAAGCGGTCCAATGTCCCCAATTCAGTAACCCTAGCACAACATTATGGTGCTGATGCCGCTCAAGGCTCCTCAAATACGGCCAGTGAGGGCAAGGAGTACAGGAGCCAGCGGAGGAAAATTATTGCTCAAGGCGGCACGCCTGAAACGCAGGACCACCACAAGAGGGAAATTACTATTGATGGCACATCTTATGCGCCCGACGAAGTCGAGGAGTATAGGCTACGAAGGGGAATTCGTGTTGTAGGCTGGGATGATGTTCCGGACCCCATCATGACTTTCGATAACACTCGGTTTCCAG AACATGTTATACAAGAATTTTCAAAAGCTGGATTTGTTCGACCTACACCAATTCAAGCTCAAGTATGGCCAATGGATTTGGAGGACCGTGACCTCATTGGTATTGCTCAACCAGGATCCGGGAAGATGCTAGGGTATCTGATCCCTGCAATTCTCCATGTAAACTCCCAGCCAAAACGAT CACGTGGTGGAGATGGCCCAATAGTATTGATTTTAGCTCCAACAACTCAACGCGCTGAACAAATCCAACAGGAGGGTGCTAAATTTGGTGCAGCTTACAACATTAAAGTCTTATCCGGCTTGTACCTGCTTAAGCATGAAAATTCTGGTCAGACTTGTG GAGGTGGGATTTTAATCGACACACTTAGTAGCTTGCTTGTTTTGTTAAAGAGCAAAAGTACGAACTTGAAAAGTGTTACATACCTTGTGTTGGATGGTGCTGATTGGATGCTATCAGACACGCATGAGCCTCAAATTCGAAATATATTATCTCAG ATCCGCTTAGACTGTCAAAAATCATTCTGGGGTGCTAGCTGGCCAGAAGAGGTTGATAAACGGGCAAAACTATTCCTTCACAACGCATGCAAA GTTCAAATAGTTTCTCCAATTCTGAAAGTGACACCTCCGGTCAACCAAATTGTTTACGTCCTTACTGAAGATCAGAAATATAACAA gtTGGTCGAGCTGCTAGGTGGTATATTGGATGGCAGCAGAATAGTGATATTCATGGATACAAAGAAAGGATGTGAATCACGTGATCAGATCGCCCTGCAGCTTTGCACGGACGGTCAGCACGCAGTCTTGGTTCATGGAAACAAAAGTCAAGCGGAAGGGGTCCGGATTGTCTCTGAGTTTCAAGCTGGCAAAATCCCCATAATGATTGCAACAGATGTTGCCGCTCGTGATCTAG ATCTGAAGGATGTGAAATATGTTATCAATTACGACTTTCCGGGATCCCTTGATGATTATGTTTACCACATTGACTGCTTTGGAAGTGCTGCAGCAAAAGGAACAGCATACACATTCTTTACAACTGCTAATGCTGGATGCGCAAAGGGACTGACCATCTTACTCAAGAAAGCTGGACAGAATGTTAGTTCTGAATTGGAACAACTGGGGCGTGATGTAACATATCCAG GAACCTACATACCTCGGACGTGGCGCTGGGAGGCTAACAACAAAATG ACTGGATATGGTAATTTCTCTCCTATGTATCTGCCTTACCCCAATACTGAAAAACATGCACGTTACGCCCTGGAGGAAATCAGGAAAATAAAG GGGCTCCAAGCGCATTTTGTGAGAGTGGTGGAGGCATACGAATTCTCTACCTTGTGTTTTTTTGTTAGTATGACTTATCTCACTTTTGAGGCCGCTGACCCCGCAACTTACGAAAAGAAGCTTTACCGAGCAATAGTTGTTAAGGCGAGTGGCAAAAAGGATTTGATGTTGTTTGGTATGGTCAATTCTGATGGCCGTTTGTCAAAAATGCATGACATCAGAGAGGGAGTCGAATATCCAA TCTATAGTATCTGGCGAGAAGACGATGAGGACGATGAAGACAATGAAGACGACAATGAAGATGAGGATGAAGACGACAATGAAGATGACGATGAAGACGGCAGTGAATGA
- the LOC126590844 gene encoding protein transport protein SFT2-like has translation MQKMAQEWFSRTGSGVDDLQKPSSSSLLSDWNSYAASQSTDESSSLGLGFDLESAVRSANDTVSGTFSVVSKGVRDIPGSLQSATSNVPSGKALMYFGLFLATGVFFVFIAFTMFLPVMVLMPQKFAICFTLGCAFIIASFFALKGPKNQLAHMSSKERLPFTVGFLGSMVGTIYVSMVLHNYILSVFFSVLQVLALAYYAVSYFPGGSAGLKFLSSALTSSVMRCFGR, from the exons ATGCAGAAGATGGCGCAGGAATGGTTTTCGCGGACAGGCAGCGGCGTCGATGACTTGCAGAAACCGTCGTCGTCTTCCTTGTTATCGGATTGGAACTCCTACGCCGCTTCACAATCTACGGACGAGAGCTCCTCTTTGGGACTTGGATTCGATCTCGAATCTGCGGTCCGTTCTGCTAACGACACGGTTTCCGGAACTTTCAGCGT GGTTTCCAAAGGAGTGAGAGATATACCTGGGAGCCTCCAGTCTGCTACTAGTAATGTCCCTTCAGGAAAAGCTCTCATGTATTTTGGCTTGTTTCTGGCAACTGGGGTGTTCTTTGTTTTTATCGCATTTACCATGTTCCTTCCTGTCATGGTGTTGATGCCTCAGAAGTTTGCTATCTGCTTTACGCTTGGGTGTGCCTTTATTATCGCATCCTTCTTTGCACTCAAAGGTCCAAAGAATCAGCTTGCTCACATGTCTTCAAAAGAG AGACTTCCGTTTACTGTTGGATTTTTAGGCAGTATGGTGGGTACCATATATGTATCCATGGTGCTCCACAATTACATTCTCTCTGTTTTCTTCTCTGTGTTACAG GTTCTGGCACTTGCTTACTATGCTGTTTCGTACTTTCCTGGTGGATCTGCGGGTTTGAAGTTCCTATCTTCTGCCCTTACGTCTTCCGTAATGAGATGTTTTGGGAGGTGA